tttgtcagagctcatctattggttgttgattgtgCTTTGTCACTGCAACTTGCAATAATATCAACCACGTTTGATATTGTCGCAAGCCCCAGACTATGGAAAGACTGATATAAAACAGCGCAGACCACCTTAAACTTCATCATCGCGATGACGGAGCACGCTTTGACTCCAGTAAAACATTAagtttttgtctattttgtttgtttttttaagtttttgtctGTTAGTTACTGTACTGAGCAACATTcaataaagcaaattaaaataaataaatagataaacccCCCCAGTAGATGGCAGTGGTGCAGTTAAATGCTGGATTCAACTACAGTTAAAAGGTCAGACGAAGAAGAAGTGTTGCTAACAATGGCAGCTTCCTCGGACTTCCAGATGGATCATCTTCCCTCAGACCCGCTGCTGCACATCTTATCTTACCTGAGCTTTAGGGATTTGGTCCAGTATGTATCCGACAACACACCTGAACACGCGGAGCAGAGCGACAACAAACAACGATGGTTTTCTTCCGCACAGTGACGTGAAGAAACCGCAGAGCTAACACGTTCATTTCTAACAGTAGCTCGTTAGCTTAGCAAGtagctgttgtttttgttaccGTTTCTCCTAAAGTTACGGGTAATGAGTCTCTGCCAGCTGTCTACAGGAccttttaagaaagaaaatttaCGGAAACTGGAGCTGTCACTTGCGACGAGCCAACACAGCGACTTTTAAACCCGTAGAAACATGATAAAGATCTTGTTTACACTTGGCCTGCTAACAGCTGCTAGCAGTTTGTTTACGTTTGCgtgttaattattaatttattctgatGTAATAATGAGAAGCGTTTTAAGTTGAAATCGGcacaaaatattaaagtatGTAAAGAAGACTTTATGCAATCACAAGGAGAAtagttttattataattatgtaAGCAGCACTTagtaaaaaacacaactaaGGTGACAATTGTTGCAGAATAATACATACAGTAAACACTTCGATTAacaaacctgtgtgtgtgtgtgtgtgtgtgttaacttgACCTCCTGCGTGTGTACAGTTGCAGCTTTGTGAACAGAAGGCTGAACGAGTTGTCCAAACACAGCCCTCTGTGGAAATCCCCATGCTGCAAACACTGGCTGCTGACGGAGTGAGTTCACTTTAACATAGTCAGAGTCCAATTGTAGCTACACGTAGCCTAAacacacctgtgtgtgtgtgtgtgtgtgtgtgtgtgtgtgttcagtgcgGACCGGGTGCAGAGCAGCCTATCCTGGTACTGCCTGTTTAAGCAGCACTACTTGGATCTGGGCCGCTACATCCAGTACTACGCAGTGCTGAAGAGAGCCTGGGATCAGCTGAAGAGCTTCCTGCAGCAGCGGTGTCCACGCATGATCGCATCACTCAAAGGTGACACAGACGTGTCGGGCTGGTCAGGTGGAAAGTAGAAAATCTGATTTCTTCCCTCCAGTTTGGAGCTGAAGCTGTTCTGTGCTTTTTTTGTTCAGAGGGCGCCACAGAGGAGGAGCTGAACAACATCGAGGCTCAGATCGGCTGCAAGCTTCCAGATGACTACCGCTGCTCATATCGCATCCACAACGGCCAGAAGCTGGTGATCCCAGGGTCGGTGTTGGTCTCATGGTCTGTCCTCTGCTTGGGCCAACCCCCCATAGTCTGACTGGTCTTTCTTTGTGTCCTCAGGCTGATGGGCAGCATGTCCCTGTCCAACCACTACCGGTCGGAGGTCCTGCTGGACGTGGAGACGGCAGCTGGGGGCTTCCAGCAGAGGAAGGGCGTGAGACGCTGCCTCCCGCTCACCTTCTGCTTCCACACCGGCCTCAGCCAGTACATGGCCCTGGAGCCCACCGAGGGACGCAGGATCTGCGAGAGCTTCTACCCCTGCCCCGTACGTACACTCTGTCTACCTGACCAGTCACAACGAACGTTACAAGAGGTCGTTCTGAGTTTCTTGTCTCTCGTCCCACAGAATCAGACGGCTCAGGATCCATCAGCCATCGACATGTTCATCACAggtctgttgccatggttttaCATTCAGGCTGTCAGTCCCTGCCAAAGTAAAAACTGGAAGtccatttttttcacaaaaactGTTTGAGGGGAAAACAGATTAACCGAGTCGGGAACGTCATGATTTCATCCTACGTGCTAGAATGAAGAGGAATGTGtgttatttatcccagagggaagtTGCAACGTTTTAGCagtatttttggttttttgttgtttttttgggaATTTGAGGAATCTCAaacattaacaagaaaaataaatttctagattaaaaactaaaatctcAGAAGGTTTTGAGAATCcaccactaggtggcagcacTCTGTAGCAGGTCAGATCAAACTCTCCATCCAGGGGTTTGGCTCCAGCcaggaaatatctaaaacctgcaggactgcagaggtccagagttggtgattcCTGGTCTAGACAGTTTATAtaataaagaggaaaacaatgTATTTTACCTTGCCTAAAACATCCAGTATTCTATAAACTAGCAGCATTTTACATCCGCGCAGCGTTAAGGCCGTACGAGCAGATGTGCACAGCAAAGTTAACAGAAAGCTAAAAGCAGGAAGTCCTGCACTGACATGTCATGCTCAAGATCTGCACACGAGACAACACACTGTGGTAAGAgtgaaaccagtctgtagctaactatgtgtgtgttcaggttcCTGTTTCTTGGAGTGGTTCACAACCTACGTCAACAACGTGGTAACGGGAGAATATCCGATCATCAGAGACCAGATCTTCAGGTAAACGTTCCGTTGCTCTGAACCTGGGATGCGGCCTCTACGTGGAAAAGTCCTAAAGTTTTCCTTGTGTTGTGTCTGCAGGTATGTGCATGAGAAAGGTTGCGTGGCAACCACCGGTGACATCACCGTTTCTGTTTCTACCTCCTTCCTGCCAGAGCTTTCGTCCGTCCACCCGCCTCACTTCTTCTTCACCTACCGCATCAGGTACGTTCCAGCGTGGACCGCCGACACGTCGTGTCTCTGTGGGGTTTGAACCTGTGACTGCTGTGTTTGCAGAATAGAAATGTCCAGCAGCGCCTCACCTGAAGCTGCCTGTCAGCTGGACAGCCGCTACTGGAAGATCACCACGTCCGACGGCATCGTGGATGAAGTTCAGGGGCCCGGCGTGGTCGGTAGGTCGCCGCCGTCACATGACCCCACTGTTATCTGAGAGTGGTGGCTGAAcctgtgtttctgtgcaggaGAGTTTCCAATCATGACGCCCGGAAAGGTGCACGAGTACGCCAGCTGCACCACCTTCTCCACCCCATCGGAGTACATGGAGGGTCACTACACCTTCCACAGACTGGGTGACTGACTCCTCCCAccaaacagctggaaaaacacacagcttgttgttgttgtcctgATGGTTGTTTCTCTTGTAGCCAACAAAGAAGAAGTTTTCCAGGTGGCCATCCCTCGCTTCCACATGGTCTGCCCCCCCTACAGAGAGCCAGTGGGTCGACTGGTAAAACGTTTCATTCCAGCTTTTATACATGATGACGTGTGGAATCGTTACGCTTGGATTTAAGTTGGAACGATTTCAGATCCCTCACATCTTTCTCTGCAGTGtttacacaacaaacaaacaaacaaacacaggcCTCAAGGACCtggaaaaaacataaacaacaactCAGGCatgaaaaaaacctgaaaactgTCGAataacagcaacacaaacagacTAAACTAAGATGCACATAAAGGATTGGGGGGGTTTGTCGCATCTCTTTCTAAAGCTGCCTTCACAGCCGTCCTTCTGATTTAAGCCCTAGTTTGTTTGCGCAGATCGAACTCTGGTTCGCCTACAAACTTTAGTCTCGGGCTCTTCAAGTGatccaaatacaggaagcagatcagggctccagactccgaccaaatggtcgcattttgcgactaaaatgtgagacggtgaatttttcatctactcgcaCAATGGCGACCAAAACATTTGTCGGTATTTTTCTTgtagttataactgaatttatttagtcgctaacaaacttctgtccacctcctcagcccagtagttcacagtaaggCGCAGATTAGCTGCTGGTTGACCGACtctaacttcaatacgagaaaaaGAGACGagcaccaacgaagaagacgacagccaatgtgtgtgtgagcgggaTGAACgagcactgtgattggcttatgtgtcaaaagaggcgggtcttggaggaatttattattcctcagtgttgccaacttagtgactttgtcattatatttagcgagttttcagaccctctagCGACTTAAAAAAACGACTAAAGACAAATCTAGTGagtttttctggtattattggagacttttggagactgacgtgaatgaagGTAGTTAACTCtgtgcagaccctctcatacgaggcttggtcttctcgcagcagcagctgtgcgacgttcacctctgtttcatgaccaggctgaaaatgaaacgtacaaagctgctgctggaggatcctgtgCTGGCTTACCGTCTGAAAGTAAAGTCTGTTattgaagagtgtggacaaaaatattcaaaaagttaaaagtggtgtgacatgttccagacacttaaaaaaagtgaagaaaacattgacagaattattattttatttatttatttagctgttgtaaacattttaggttgtctttttatcaatttttgacTTCCCCACTAcgtccctctttatggcagcatccattacaactatatgtactcAGCTGATaatgctaattagcgacttctTTGTACCGACCCGTGGTCTACGTACCGACCCGTGCTCTTCGTACCAGCCCATGGTCTACATACCAACCCGTGGTCTTTGTACTGACCCGTGGTCTTTGTACTGACCCCTGCTCTACGTACCGACCCGTGCTCTACGTACCGACCCGTGCTCTTCGTACCAGTCCATGGTCTACATACCAACCCGTGCTCTTCGTACAGACCCGTGCTCTTCGTACCAGTCCATGGTCTACATACCAACCCGTGCTCTTCGTACAGACCCGTGCTCTTCGTACCAGTCCATGGTCTACATACCAACCCGTGGTCTTCGTACTGACCCGTGCTCTTTGTATTGACCCGTGGTCTAGGTACCGACCCGTGGTCTAGGTACCGACCCGTGGTCTTCGTACCGACCCGTGGTCTTTGTACTGACCTGTGGTCTACATACCAACCCGTGGTCTTCGTACCGACCCGTGGTCTTTGTACTGATCCGTAGTCCAGGTACCGACCCGTGCTCTTCGTACCGACCCGTGGTCTTTGTACTGACCCGTGGTCTACATACCAACTCGTGCTCTTCGTACCGACCCGTGGTCTTCGTACCAACCCGTGCTCTTCGTACCGACCTGTGGTCTTTGTACTGACCTGTGGTCTACATACCAACCCGTGCTCTTCGTACCGACCTGTGGTCTTTGTACTGACCTGTGGTCTACATACCAACTCGTGCTCTTCGTACTGACATGtgcaaagatggaaaacagaaacCCTGGAAAAGATGACGTCTCTGGTGGACAgatgtaaacacaacactggttccAACATGGAGGATCTGTCCTACCCGTCTGTGTTCTGGTGAACATTCTCTACACAGCCAAACTCATCAGACACAGGCAGTAAGGAGTGTCTGGTGGAATATGGTTGTGTTGGTGCTCGTTGGGAAGGATGAGGCTGGAAAAGTAGGTAGTTAGATCATTATAGACCCTTTGCTTTACTCTGTGTTCTGTTTGCTCTGGGATGTTTATTCATCCAAAGGTAACCAGTTTCAAGGATctgatttctaaaaaaaaaaaaaaaaaagtcatcagttcttcagttttattgattatttttgtgAAATTGTCTCAGAGGGGTGCCCAAATTTATGACAATTCTGGTTCGCTCATATGGGAGTAAAATGGGTTAAATGTTGAAAGAATGTTAGAGATTATTTTGGTACCCACACCAGCTGTTTGGTTCTAACAGGTGCAACCCACAtgctcaactctgctgctcatcccacacatAGGTTCCAGATGATTTAAGATTTATCCTTTTCAAagaatttaaatgtgtgttttcagaaGAACATAAAGAGATAAACCTGCTCTGTTTGGTTTCTCTGCAGCAGAAGCCGTCCACCAGCTTCACGTCTCGCTACGAGGACGAGGACTTCTGCGACAAAGACGACGAGAAGGACGGAGACAACTTCGGCAACCTGAGAGGAATCAACATGGCCGCCCTGGAGGGGGCGTGGTGCCCCCGACACATCTGACGTCTGTAGCACCAACCAGAGACAGATGGCTTCTACCTCCAGATGCCACCCTGAGCCGCATCCGactgcagagctgcaggaggaggtttttctgttgttgataGCGTTCTTTCACAGCAGTGTTGCACAAACCGGGAAAAGGACTGGATTCAGATCAAACGAGTCGACAGGAGAGACAACTTCCAGGTTCCACGTAGAAAACGTTGACTATAAAACTCTAAAACTGTGGGATGAATGTGGCGTTAAAGACATTTTACCTGTGGCACAGAGAGCTCAGGTGGTGGGGAGCATTTAAGCTCAGTCATTGTCATTGTAATAATTCTAATTAGGTGGGCTTGGTTCTGGAGAACTGGGGTTTGAGTCCCTGGAgtgccaacagaggtgaaccactcTGGGCCCTTGAGTCTGACTCCTAACCCTCcacaacatggcagcccacCTCTCTGGGACTTTCTGATCAGATTTATTAgattaagtaaaatataaacTGTCCAATCACAGCTGATGAGGTGGAGAAGCTGGTTTAACTGATCTGTGGTAAGTTTTAAACTGCAGGTGTTGTTTAGGTAGTAatctgccccctagtggacaAACCAGGTTCTACACGGATCCACAAACCTAAAGGAAGAAGATCCACCAGCCTGAGTCTGAGGTTCTCATGATGGAAACatgttggattttatttttattcatcacactgacggTGAACTGAGTCTGTAAGTCAGTAGAGAGCAGACAGGACGGGTTGACCGTCGTACAGACGGCagaagaaaatttgtttttgtagtgGAAATCATTTGAAAGGTGTCGCGTTTTCTAGATATTATTTAAGGTCATGCTGTCAGTGAAGAGGATGTTGGGACGATTCTTCCTCTCTCTAGACACTCGCTGAGCTGGgggtgttttctttgtttgatttaaataaaaggttCACATTCAAGAATTTCATATCAAGCTTGAACAGAGACAACcaaaattctggaaaaaaaaaacaaaaaaaaaaactttttaggaTTTCATGAAACAGAATACAGAAACGGCGTCCATTcagtcatcatcatcctcatcctccaggtcttcctcctctatcaccCTCCCAGAGCTCCTCCGTTTCCTCGTCCCTCTCgtctccttcctctcctccggCTCCTCTTCGTCCCCGTCGtcttcctcctcccctc
This DNA window, taken from Melanotaenia boesemani isolate fMelBoe1 chromosome 24, fMelBoe1.pri, whole genome shotgun sequence, encodes the following:
- the fbxo3 gene encoding F-box only protein 3 isoform X1 — protein: MAASSDFQMDHLPSDPLLHILSYLSFRDLVHCSFVNRRLNELSKHSPLWKSPCCKHWLLTDADRVQSSLSWYCLFKQHYLDLGRYIQYYAVLKRAWDQLKSFLQQRCPRMIASLKEGATEEELNNIEAQIGCKLPDDYRCSYRIHNGQKLVIPGLMGSMSLSNHYRSEVLLDVETAAGGFQQRKGVRRCLPLTFCFHTGLSQYMALEPTEGRRICESFYPCPNQTAQDPSAIDMFITGSCFLEWFTTYVNNVVTGEYPIIRDQIFRYVHEKGCVATTGDITVSVSTSFLPELSSVHPPHFFFTYRIRIEMSSSASPEAACQLDSRYWKITTSDGIVDEVQGPGVVGEFPIMTPGKVHEYASCTTFSTPSEYMEGHYTFHRLANKEEVFQVAIPRFHMVCPPYREPVGRLQKPSTSFTSRYEDEDFCDKDDEKDGDNFGNLRGINMAALEGAWCPRHI
- the fbxo3 gene encoding F-box only protein 3 isoform X2 — encoded protein: MAASSDFQMDHLPSDPLLHILSYLSFRDLVHCSFVNRRLNELSKHSPLWKSPCCKHWLLTDADRVQSSLSWYCLFKQHYLDLGRYIQYYAVLKRAWDQLKSFLQQRCPRMIASLKEGATEEELNNIEAQIGCKLPDDYRCSYRIHNGQKLVIPGLMGSMSLSNHYRSEVLLDVETAAGGFQQRKGVRRCLPLTFCFHTGLSQYMALEPTEGRRICESFYPCPNQTAQDPSAIDMFITGSCFLEWFTTYVNNVVTGEYPIIRDQIFRYVHEKGCVATTGDITVSVSTSFLPELSSVHPPHFFFTYRIRIEMSSSASPEAACQLDSRYWKITTSDGIVDEVQGPGVVGEFPIMTPGKVHEYASCTTFSTPSEYMEGHYTFHRLANKEEVFQVAIPRFHMVCPPYREPVGRLKPSTSFTSRYEDEDFCDKDDEKDGDNFGNLRGINMAALEGAWCPRHI